One window of Candidatus Nitrospira kreftii genomic DNA carries:
- a CDS encoding hypothetical protein (conserved protein of unknown function) has protein sequence MDILTPKIADITAEGLSLSADLTGETLGLADVDVSIRGTVAVGLDLRAIERTIYVTGVVEGTAIRQCVRCLKDFDDPLAFSLRVAYEREPKATASAPKRDDGRKKKATTSPEAEQDEQNDDLYYFTGDQLELTPMLREQLILASPMHPLCSEECLGLCARCGKDLNEGPCHCVVDQTGGPFQVLRTMKEKLRKSGNR, from the coding sequence ATGGATATCTTGACACCGAAAATCGCGGACATCACGGCAGAAGGCCTTTCTTTGTCGGCTGACCTGACAGGCGAAACTCTCGGGTTGGCTGATGTGGATGTGTCCATTCGAGGAACGGTGGCAGTGGGGCTGGATCTTCGAGCAATCGAACGTACCATCTATGTGACCGGAGTTGTGGAAGGGACGGCCATTCGCCAATGTGTGCGGTGTCTCAAGGATTTCGACGACCCCCTGGCGTTTTCGTTGCGAGTAGCGTACGAACGGGAGCCGAAGGCGACGGCGTCTGCTCCAAAACGAGACGATGGACGAAAGAAAAAGGCGACGACGTCCCCTGAGGCTGAACAGGACGAGCAGAACGACGACCTGTATTACTTTACCGGTGATCAGCTGGAGCTGACTCCGATGTTACGCGAGCAATTGATTCTCGCATCTCCGATGCATCCCTTGTGTTCCGAGGAGTGCCTCGGGTTATGTGCACGTTGTGGCAAAGACCTGAATGAAGGACCCTGTCATTGTGTAGTGGACCAGACGGGAGGTCCATTTCAGGTCTTGCGCACGATGAAGGAAAAGCTACGAAAGTCCGGCAATCGTTGA
- a CDS encoding 3-oxoacyl-[acyl-carrier-protein] synthase II, translated as MPPESSNPAGRRVVITGLGLVTPLGTGVEKTWKAICAGESGIARITRFDPTRYDAQIAGEVKDFDPARFIEKKEIKKMDTFIHYAVGAAQLAVDDAGLKVKPEEATKVGVYIGSGIGGLGSIEHYHEVLKDKGPGRVSPFFIPMTIINLASGQVAIRIGAKGPNSCAVTACATGNHCIGDAYRLIQRGDADVMVAGGAEAAVTPLGVAGFASAKALSFRNDAPTKASRPFDKDRDGFVLGEGAGVVVIEELTHALQRGVRIYGEIIGYGMNSDAYHITAPPEEGEGAVRCMELALKDAGIQRDQIGYINAHGTSTMADAIETRAIKRVFGEQAACIPVSSTKSMTGHLLGAAGGIEAVFSVLALYQGILPPTINLDNPDPACDLDYVPNTARPAAIQIALSNSFGFGGVNACLIFKRLDA; from the coding sequence ATGCCTCCAGAATCCTCCAATCCAGCCGGCCGACGTGTTGTGATCACCGGTCTTGGGCTGGTGACTCCACTAGGCACGGGTGTCGAGAAGACCTGGAAGGCGATCTGCGCCGGTGAATCAGGGATCGCTCGGATCACTAGGTTTGATCCAACAAGGTACGATGCCCAGATTGCGGGGGAGGTCAAGGATTTTGATCCGGCTCGATTCATTGAAAAGAAAGAAATTAAGAAGATGGATACGTTCATCCACTATGCCGTGGGGGCTGCCCAATTGGCTGTGGATGATGCCGGGCTGAAGGTAAAGCCGGAGGAAGCCACCAAGGTGGGGGTCTACATCGGTTCTGGGATCGGTGGGCTTGGATCGATTGAACACTACCATGAGGTACTCAAAGACAAGGGGCCCGGTCGAGTCTCACCGTTCTTCATCCCCATGACCATCATTAACCTTGCCTCTGGTCAGGTAGCAATTCGGATTGGTGCCAAAGGACCAAACTCCTGTGCCGTGACTGCTTGTGCTACAGGTAACCATTGCATCGGAGATGCCTACCGTCTGATTCAGCGAGGTGATGCCGACGTCATGGTTGCAGGAGGCGCTGAAGCGGCGGTGACTCCGCTCGGCGTGGCAGGATTCGCATCAGCCAAGGCGTTGTCGTTTCGGAATGATGCCCCGACGAAAGCAAGCCGCCCGTTCGACAAGGACAGAGATGGCTTTGTGTTAGGCGAAGGGGCTGGTGTCGTGGTGATCGAGGAGCTTACTCACGCCCTTCAGCGTGGGGTCAGAATCTATGGCGAGATCATCGGCTATGGGATGAACAGCGACGCCTATCACATTACTGCCCCACCGGAAGAAGGTGAGGGGGCTGTTCGTTGCATGGAATTGGCGCTCAAAGATGCCGGCATTCAACGCGATCAGATCGGCTACATCAATGCGCATGGTACCTCGACGATGGCCGACGCAATTGAGACTCGAGCAATCAAGCGGGTATTCGGTGAACAAGCCGCTTGTATTCCTGTCAGCTCAACCAAATCTATGACCGGGCATTTGCTCGGAGCAGCGGGTGGGATCGAAGCCGTCTTCAGCGTTTTGGCCCTATATCAGGGGATTCTTCCGCCTACCATCAATCTCGACAATCCTGATCCAGCCTGTGATCTCGATTATGTTCCCAATACGGCTCGGCCGGCTGCAATTCAGATAGCCCTGTCGAACTCCTTCGGATTCGGAGGGGTCAACGCCTGTTTGATCTTCAAGAGGTTGGACGCTTAG
- a CDS encoding Phosphate acyltransferase, translating into MGQGTFITSLRTVLAVTLKTAQCTHRSVALGSQRIRCEPKGATHGQPLFPTPSVNTPSRMKIALDAVGGDHGPAPCIEGAVQAAKELDVEIILVGDETILKQECERLACHDSRISIRHASQVVEMHESPAAVARKKRDSSIWVGTELVKNGQAEAIVSPGNTGASMVASFFLLGLAKGVERPAIATSLPTLSGEAIMLDVGANVDCTAEHLEQFALMGNEYGKHLLGKPNPRVGLLSIGEEDSKGNEVTKEAFKRLKGSSLNFVGNVEGRDVYSGIADIVVCDGFIGNVALKISEGVAAMIKRLLLKEISGHFLGRLAYPFISGPLQNLKRKIDYAEFGGAPLLGVNGITMICHGRSSAKAIKNAIRRAKGMADSRVPELIQRDIEASHSQPSVELET; encoded by the coding sequence ATGGGGCAAGGCACGTTCATCACGAGCTTGCGTACGGTCTTGGCCGTAACGTTGAAGACCGCTCAGTGTACACATCGGTCCGTTGCCTTAGGTTCTCAGCGCATCCGGTGTGAACCAAAGGGGGCGACGCATGGTCAGCCACTCTTTCCGACGCCATCTGTGAATACACCATCTCGTATGAAGATCGCGCTTGATGCGGTGGGGGGCGATCATGGCCCTGCGCCCTGTATTGAGGGAGCGGTTCAGGCCGCGAAAGAACTCGACGTCGAGATCATTCTTGTCGGCGATGAAACGATCCTCAAACAAGAATGCGAGCGTCTCGCCTGTCACGATTCCCGCATTTCTATTCGACATGCGTCCCAGGTGGTTGAGATGCATGAATCGCCCGCCGCAGTTGCTCGAAAGAAGCGGGACTCGTCTATTTGGGTCGGAACGGAGCTCGTGAAGAACGGTCAGGCCGAGGCGATCGTGAGTCCCGGCAATACCGGAGCCAGCATGGTGGCGTCGTTCTTCTTGCTAGGCTTGGCAAAGGGGGTTGAACGACCAGCCATTGCGACCAGTCTGCCGACGCTGAGCGGGGAAGCGATCATGCTGGATGTCGGCGCGAATGTTGACTGTACCGCCGAGCACCTTGAGCAATTCGCGTTGATGGGGAACGAATATGGAAAGCATCTACTCGGGAAACCGAATCCTCGTGTCGGTCTTCTGAGTATTGGAGAGGAAGATAGTAAAGGCAACGAAGTCACGAAAGAGGCGTTTAAGCGGCTCAAGGGAAGTTCGCTCAATTTTGTCGGGAATGTCGAAGGGCGTGATGTGTATAGTGGAATCGCCGATATCGTTGTGTGTGACGGGTTTATCGGCAATGTCGCTCTGAAGATTTCAGAAGGGGTTGCCGCGATGATCAAGCGGCTTCTGCTCAAAGAAATCTCGGGGCATTTCCTTGGCCGGCTTGCGTATCCCTTCATTTCAGGTCCGCTACAGAATCTCAAGCGGAAAATCGACTATGCCGAGTTCGGTGGCGCTCCACTTCTTGGGGTCAATGGAATTACGATGATTTGTCATGGCCGATCGTCGGCCAAAGCCATTAAAAATGCGATTCGACGAGCCAAAGGGATGGCGGATAGCAGGGTCCCAGAGCTGATCCAACGGGATATTGAAGCTAGTCACTCCCAGCCATCGGTGGAACTCGAGACATGA
- a CDS encoding putative peptidyl-prolyl cis-trans isomerase: MLERARWRMLIGLLACVAFSITSIESVMAADTASKAPRAIIKTKFGDIEIEFYPDVAPRHVENFIKLAKDGFYNGTIFHRVIPGFMIQGGDPNTKDTLKKETYGQGGPGHNVKAEFNDIPHKRGIVSMARAADPDSAGSQFFIVVEDSRFLDRKYTVFGQVKKGIGVADKIVNLPRDERDNPKERAEMTVTIVE; this comes from the coding sequence ATGCTGGAGCGAGCAAGATGGCGAATGCTTATTGGACTGCTGGCATGTGTTGCTTTCTCAATCACAAGTATCGAATCGGTCATGGCCGCGGATACGGCATCAAAAGCGCCGAGGGCAATCATCAAAACAAAATTCGGCGATATTGAGATTGAGTTCTATCCGGATGTTGCGCCAAGACATGTGGAGAATTTTATTAAGCTTGCAAAGGACGGGTTTTACAATGGAACAATTTTCCACCGCGTCATTCCTGGTTTCATGATTCAAGGTGGAGACCCTAATACCAAGGATACCCTTAAAAAAGAGACGTATGGCCAGGGAGGGCCAGGCCACAACGTGAAGGCGGAATTCAACGATATTCCGCACAAGCGTGGCATTGTCTCGATGGCCAGGGCGGCCGATCCGGATTCAGCGGGTTCTCAGTTCTTTATCGTCGTAGAGGACTCACGATTTCTGGATCGTAAGTATACTGTCTTTGGACAAGTGAAAAAGGGAATTGGTGTGGCCGACAAGATCGTCAATCTGCCACGCGATGAACGAGATAACCCAAAAGAGCGTGCGGAGATGACGGTCACGATTGTGGAGTAG
- a CDS encoding 3-oxoacyl-[acyl-carrier-protein] synthase III, whose translation MKARIAGTGSYAPTKVLTNADLERMVATSDEWIRERTGIRERRIAATGEACSDLAVQAGRRALTAAGVAATDLDMILVATCTGDFPLPATACLVQHQLGATKAGACDLSAACCGFVYALSVADAYIKTGMRHVLVIGSEVMSAITDWTDRNTCVLFGDGAGAVVLSASDGEQGILSTDLRSDGTLCELIMVPGGGSRTPPSEKVITERLHTIKMKGNETFKVAVRTLEEIARTTLSANHFRVEDLDLYVPHQANTRILRAVMERLGLPIEKVLLNLDRYGNTSAASIPIALDEAVREGRIKDGSLVMLGAFGAGLTWASAMIRW comes from the coding sequence ATGAAGGCGCGCATTGCCGGAACCGGATCCTATGCTCCTACGAAAGTGCTGACCAATGCGGACCTTGAGCGCATGGTCGCCACATCCGATGAGTGGATCCGGGAGCGGACCGGTATCCGAGAGCGTCGAATTGCAGCGACTGGAGAAGCGTGCTCAGATTTGGCAGTTCAAGCCGGGAGACGAGCGCTCACAGCGGCCGGTGTGGCGGCGACCGATCTCGATATGATTCTGGTCGCGACGTGCACGGGTGATTTCCCTCTTCCGGCAACCGCGTGCCTTGTGCAGCATCAACTTGGTGCCACGAAAGCAGGGGCGTGTGACCTTTCTGCTGCCTGCTGTGGATTTGTCTACGCGTTGTCCGTGGCGGACGCCTACATCAAGACAGGGATGCGTCACGTCCTCGTGATCGGATCCGAAGTGATGTCCGCCATTACTGATTGGACAGACCGGAATACCTGTGTGCTATTCGGGGATGGGGCAGGGGCGGTGGTCCTCAGTGCGAGCGATGGAGAGCAGGGTATTCTTTCCACTGATCTCCGTTCCGACGGAACTCTCTGCGAGTTGATTATGGTGCCGGGAGGAGGCTCGCGGACTCCACCGTCCGAAAAAGTGATCACGGAGCGTCTGCACACTATCAAGATGAAAGGAAACGAGACGTTCAAAGTTGCGGTACGCACATTGGAAGAAATTGCGCGCACGACACTGTCAGCCAATCATTTCCGGGTGGAGGATCTCGATCTGTATGTCCCGCATCAGGCCAATACACGGATACTCAGGGCGGTGATGGAACGGCTCGGTCTTCCGATCGAAAAAGTGCTCCTCAATCTCGATCGTTATGGGAACACGTCAGCTGCATCCATTCCGATCGCTCTGGATGAAGCCGTTCGCGAGGGGCGCATCAAGGACGGTTCGTTAGTGATGCTCGGGGCGTTTGGAGCTGGATTGACGTGGGCTTCTGCGATGATCCGATGGTAA
- a CDS encoding hypothetical protein (conserved protein of unknown function) yields MKPVVTRRMYRRVSAEYQSYYLMDQVLRQSVIRDISLNGVRIQSLSELPRNPLVMIRLWLPDQQGCLDIDQAIVRWVRGQEFDVQFVSLSNEADFRLAVHIERVLEQQSATAAV; encoded by the coding sequence ATGAAACCCGTTGTGACGCGTCGCATGTATCGTCGGGTCTCGGCTGAGTATCAAAGTTATTATCTCATGGATCAGGTGCTGAGACAGTCGGTTATACGGGATATCTCTTTAAATGGAGTTCGAATTCAGAGCCTTTCCGAACTTCCGCGGAATCCCCTGGTGATGATACGGCTCTGGTTGCCCGATCAACAAGGCTGCCTGGATATTGATCAGGCGATCGTGCGGTGGGTGCGAGGACAGGAATTCGATGTTCAATTTGTATCGCTTTCAAATGAGGCAGATTTTCGTCTGGCGGTTCATATTGAACGGGTTTTAGAACAGCAATCCGCAACTGCCGCCGTCTAA
- a CDS encoding 3-oxoacyl-[acyl-carrier-protein] reductase — protein MSLQGKTAIVTGAAQGIGRAIAENLAQAGADIAVADLDPGRSLETVGAIEKRGRKALNLKVNVADTNDTKAMVEQVIKAWGKIDILVNNAGITRDGLLLRMKEEDWNLVIQINLNGTFNCTKAVLQPMTKQRYGRIVNIASIVGVIGNAGQANYSASKAAVIGFTKTVGREYASRNVTVNAVAPGFIDTAMTHGLPTDVKDTLLKQIPLGRLGTPGDVAAAVRFLVSEEAAYITGHVLHVNGGMLMV, from the coding sequence ATGTCATTACAAGGAAAAACTGCGATTGTCACCGGCGCTGCGCAAGGGATCGGTCGGGCCATTGCCGAAAACCTTGCTCAAGCTGGCGCCGATATCGCCGTGGCCGATCTCGATCCTGGACGTTCTTTGGAAACGGTCGGAGCTATCGAGAAGCGCGGAAGAAAGGCCCTGAACCTGAAGGTCAACGTTGCGGACACCAACGATACCAAGGCGATGGTTGAGCAAGTGATCAAGGCTTGGGGAAAGATCGACATTCTGGTCAACAATGCCGGGATTACACGCGATGGGCTGCTCTTGCGGATGAAAGAGGAAGATTGGAATCTGGTGATTCAGATCAACCTGAACGGCACCTTTAATTGCACGAAGGCGGTGTTGCAGCCGATGACCAAGCAACGGTATGGCCGCATCGTGAATATTGCCTCGATCGTTGGAGTCATCGGCAATGCAGGACAAGCGAATTATTCGGCGTCCAAGGCAGCTGTGATCGGGTTTACTAAAACCGTTGGACGGGAATACGCCAGTCGCAATGTCACGGTGAATGCGGTGGCGCCAGGTTTTATCGATACGGCCATGACCCACGGCCTTCCCACCGATGTGAAAGACACATTGCTGAAACAAATTCCGTTGGGTCGGTTGGGGACGCCGGGAGATGTGGCTGCGGCCGTGCGGTTCCTCGTGTCTGAGGAGGCGGCGTATATTACCGGTCATGTCCTGCATGTGAACGGCGGGATGTTGATGGTCTAG
- a CDS encoding 30S ribosomal protein S18, whose product MDRGENERGGGGRLFQRRRPCRFCLDKAPIDFKDAGLLRNFLTERGRIVPRRISGNCMRHQRELTVAVKRARHIAIISFAEER is encoded by the coding sequence ATGGATCGAGGTGAAAACGAGCGTGGAGGCGGTGGGCGGTTGTTTCAGCGAAGGCGTCCCTGCCGATTTTGTCTGGATAAAGCGCCGATCGATTTCAAGGATGCCGGCCTGCTCAGGAACTTCTTGACGGAGCGGGGGCGGATCGTGCCGCGCCGAATTTCTGGAAATTGCATGCGTCATCAGCGTGAGCTGACAGTGGCCGTGAAACGGGCTCGGCATATCGCCATCATCAGTTTTGCTGAGGAGCGATAA
- a CDS encoding malonyl-CoA-[acyl-carrier-protein] transacylase has product MAQGIGFVFPGQGSQSVGMGKSLYDAHPSVKSVYDEASSVLGYDVATLCFTGPPERLNLTEFTQPALLVSSMAAFKLLEPVGLKPVAVAGHSLGEYSALVAAGGLAFRDAVALVQKRGRYMSEAVAPGTGLVAALLGLTAEVVKDVCRLASPAGVVGAANFNSPGQIVIAGEKAAVERAIELAKGQGCKKAIPLPVSVPVHTPLMQQAADRLAQDLAEVSWSDLRAPLVNNAEATAISRANEIQASLIRQLPSSVLWEDTVRTMKAMGVTTFVEVGPGTVLTGLIKRILPGARLLNVNDPTSLDTTLAAVA; this is encoded by the coding sequence ATGGCTCAAGGAATCGGGTTTGTTTTCCCAGGACAGGGGTCTCAATCGGTTGGAATGGGGAAGTCGCTCTATGACGCGCATCCCTCGGTCAAATCCGTTTATGATGAGGCATCCTCAGTTCTGGGATATGATGTCGCGACATTGTGTTTTACCGGACCTCCGGAACGGCTCAATCTCACGGAATTCACCCAGCCGGCCTTACTGGTCAGCAGCATGGCGGCATTCAAACTTTTGGAGCCGGTTGGACTTAAGCCAGTCGCCGTGGCCGGCCATAGTTTAGGCGAGTACTCGGCGTTGGTTGCGGCCGGCGGCCTCGCATTTCGAGATGCGGTCGCCCTCGTTCAAAAACGAGGGCGCTACATGTCTGAAGCCGTGGCGCCAGGAACTGGTCTGGTGGCTGCGCTGTTGGGTTTGACGGCCGAGGTTGTGAAAGATGTGTGTCGCCTTGCGTCACCTGCCGGAGTTGTTGGGGCAGCCAATTTTAACTCACCGGGGCAGATTGTTATTGCCGGGGAAAAAGCGGCGGTAGAACGGGCGATCGAATTGGCCAAAGGCCAAGGTTGTAAAAAAGCCATTCCTCTCCCGGTGAGTGTGCCGGTCCATACTCCGCTGATGCAGCAAGCTGCCGATCGATTGGCGCAGGACTTGGCTGAAGTTTCGTGGTCGGACCTCCGCGCACCTCTCGTGAACAATGCTGAAGCGACAGCGATCAGCCGGGCCAACGAGATCCAAGCGTCGCTGATTCGCCAGTTGCCGTCTTCTGTGTTGTGGGAAGATACCGTGCGGACGATGAAAGCGATGGGTGTCACGACGTTTGTTGAGGTCGGCCCAGGAACAGTCCTAACTGGATTGATCAAACGAATTCTCCCGGGCGCGAGATTATTGAATGTGAATGACCCAACGTCGTTAGACACGACGCTCGCGGCTGTCGCTTAA
- a CDS encoding hypothetical protein (conserved protein of unknown function) gives MTRISCPNDCTYLDSGSDYQQKRLGTQFMPLRRTFYQELDRLGGHKAVALFNLIEVITFGYFEGRRDGQDAEIVAALQALRRTLSPLHVPAAPMPVFAEHLKKEYEVFRKQNPDQIAESAEALEVLDRAARFVSECSENDFQSSRFLGGLIGYVKMMHPEIAAHLKKTHEPGHILLPGQSFLPPPATDVHTHGPDCKHHH, from the coding sequence ATGACACGGATCTCATGCCCCAATGATTGCACCTACCTTGATAGCGGTAGCGACTATCAGCAAAAACGACTCGGCACACAATTCATGCCTCTTCGCCGAACCTTCTATCAGGAACTGGACCGATTGGGAGGCCATAAAGCCGTCGCGCTATTCAATCTAATCGAAGTCATCACCTTTGGCTATTTTGAAGGGCGTAGGGATGGGCAGGACGCCGAAATCGTCGCGGCACTGCAAGCGCTCCGTCGCACACTGAGCCCACTTCATGTTCCCGCCGCACCGATGCCGGTGTTTGCTGAACATCTCAAGAAGGAGTACGAGGTGTTTCGCAAGCAGAACCCTGACCAAATTGCTGAATCAGCCGAGGCACTGGAAGTTCTGGATCGCGCTGCTCGGTTTGTCTCCGAATGTTCCGAGAATGATTTTCAATCAAGCCGGTTTCTGGGAGGACTTATCGGGTATGTTAAGATGATGCATCCGGAAATCGCGGCCCATCTGAAGAAGACTCATGAACCCGGACACATCCTTCTGCCTGGCCAATCTTTCCTACCGCCGCCCGCCACCGACGTTCACACCCACGGTCCCGACTGCAAGCACCACCATTAG
- a CDS encoding acyl carrier protein (ACP): MATVEERVKKIIAEQLGVEEDEVTPEASFVEDLGADSLDTVELVMALEEEFSIEIPDEDAEKILTVGKALDYIKEKS, from the coding sequence ATGGCAACTGTCGAAGAGCGAGTCAAGAAGATTATTGCTGAGCAGCTTGGTGTGGAAGAAGACGAAGTGACGCCGGAGGCCTCCTTCGTCGAAGATCTTGGCGCTGATTCGCTCGATACCGTCGAGCTTGTGATGGCGCTTGAGGAAGAATTCTCGATCGAAATTCCCGATGAGGATGCTGAGAAGATTCTGACTGTCGGGAAGGCGTTGGACTACATCAAGGAAAAGTCATAG
- a CDS encoding Ribonuclease 3, which translates to MKPASSADSLSAISNYRFTNSSFLQEALTHKSYVNERRPSGLNHNERFEFLGDAVLSLVVSDYLASRYPELSEGALSQFKARLVSEAPLANAARRLDLGARLRLGRGEDLSKGREKASILADALEAVIAAVYLDGGLEASRNFTINVLDEELRYIDELQTRPDGGDYKTRFQEWCQKHHDVLPRYAITRETGPDHQKLFEVEVYLNDEACGIGQGYSKKEAEQQAAQRALVRVERGDDFPLR; encoded by the coding sequence ATGAAACCGGCTTCTTCCGCCGATTCTCTTTCTGCTATATCAAATTATCGATTTACAAACTCAAGCTTCTTGCAAGAAGCTCTGACACACAAGTCATATGTAAATGAACGGCGCCCGTCGGGCCTAAACCATAATGAACGGTTTGAATTTCTGGGCGATGCCGTCTTGTCTCTCGTTGTCAGCGACTATCTCGCGAGTCGATACCCAGAGTTAAGCGAGGGGGCCCTCTCGCAGTTCAAAGCTAGATTGGTGAGTGAAGCTCCATTGGCCAATGCTGCCAGGCGCCTTGACCTTGGGGCTAGACTGAGACTTGGGCGTGGCGAGGACCTTTCGAAAGGGAGGGAGAAAGCCTCGATACTTGCCGATGCCTTGGAAGCGGTCATTGCGGCGGTTTATCTCGACGGCGGCCTTGAGGCCAGTCGCAACTTTACGATCAATGTCTTAGATGAAGAGCTGCGTTACATCGACGAGTTGCAAACAAGACCGGATGGAGGTGACTACAAGACACGCTTTCAGGAGTGGTGTCAGAAGCACCATGACGTGTTGCCACGGTACGCGATTACGCGGGAAACCGGGCCTGATCATCAAAAATTGTTTGAGGTGGAAGTGTATCTGAATGATGAGGCGTGTGGTATTGGTCAAGGATATAGCAAGAAAGAGGCAGAGCAGCAGGCAGCACAACGGGCATTGGTGCGGGTTGAGCGAGGAGATGATTTTCCATTAAGATAA
- a CDS encoding 50S ribosomal protein L32, producing MPNPKHKHSRARRDKRRTQKLRITPPGMAVCPQCHELKLPHYTCLNCGTYKGKAVIQVEEA from the coding sequence ATGCCCAATCCAAAACATAAACATTCACGGGCGAGACGTGATAAGCGTCGTACTCAAAAGCTGCGCATAACCCCACCAGGAATGGCCGTGTGTCCGCAGTGCCACGAGCTGAAGTTACCGCATTACACGTGTCTGAATTGCGGTACCTATAAGGGCAAGGCCGTCATTCAGGTCGAGGAAGCGTAA